A window of the Eschrichtius robustus isolate mEscRob2 chromosome 5, mEscRob2.pri, whole genome shotgun sequence genome harbors these coding sequences:
- the RPL37A gene encoding large ribosomal subunit protein eL43 isoform X1: MGAKRTKKVGIVGKYGTRYGASLRKMVKKIEISQHAKYTCSFCGKTKMKRRAVGIWHCGSCMKTVAGGAWTYNTTSAVTVKSAIRRLKELKDQ; encoded by the exons ATGGGG GCGAAACGCACCAAGAAGGTCGGAATCGTGGGCAAATACGGGACCCGTTATGGTGCCTCCCTCAGGAAAAtggtgaagaaaattgaaatcagccAGCACGCCAAGTACACTTGCTCCTTCTGTGGCAAG ACCAAGATGAAGCGACGAGCTGTGGGCATTTGGCACTGTGGTTCCTGCATGAAAACGGTAGCTGGTGGTGCGTGGACCTACAA caCCACTTCTGCCGTCACAGTAAAGTCTGCCATCAGAAGACTGAAGGAATTGAAGGACCAGTAG
- the RPL37A gene encoding large ribosomal subunit protein eL43 isoform X2, whose product MAKRTKKVGIVGKYGTRYGASLRKMVKKIEISQHAKYTCSFCGKTKMKRRAVGIWHCGSCMKTVAGGAWTYNTTSAVTVKSAIRRLKELKDQ is encoded by the exons ATG GCGAAACGCACCAAGAAGGTCGGAATCGTGGGCAAATACGGGACCCGTTATGGTGCCTCCCTCAGGAAAAtggtgaagaaaattgaaatcagccAGCACGCCAAGTACACTTGCTCCTTCTGTGGCAAG ACCAAGATGAAGCGACGAGCTGTGGGCATTTGGCACTGTGGTTCCTGCATGAAAACGGTAGCTGGTGGTGCGTGGACCTACAA caCCACTTCTGCCGTCACAGTAAAGTCTGCCATCAGAAGACTGAAGGAATTGAAGGACCAGTAG